GGTCCAATCAATTTGCTTATCTTGTTGAGAAAAAGGATGGGAACTGGAGAGGAAAAGAGAGCCTTTTGGCTCGGTGACGAGGGGACCCCCCTCACACTCCTCCCTTAAAACCTTTTTCGAATTAGCTAAAGTCGGAAGAACCAGCACAGGCAGAACCGAGAGAGGAAGGTATTTGAATGGGTTCTCAGGCCATGCAAAATCTTTTCGTTATCGATCCAATCAAACCAATTCCTGATGCGAGAAGATGCCGATTGACACAACCGTTAGAATCGGTAGCTAAAAACGGGGACAATTCATGGATGACTTAAAACCTAAAACCTAAGGAAGGAGTAAAATCTTCAAGAATGGTTTCCATCACTTGCGGAATGAAATTAGTCTTTTGATCGAATCAAAATTCCCTTTCGTGCCGTTCCGCCACCTGTTTCAACATTTAAGAATGTAACGCCGGATCGCAACCCTTCTGGCACGACGACTTCCACGCGCTCATCATCCACAAACGAAAATGCCTTGGCCGGGATTGAACCAAAAGTCACACCATGCAAACACTCTTTCTTCTTTCCGAAATACTTTCCCTCTACCACAACACTATCGCCGGTTTTCATTTCGTCCGGTTTTACATGATTAATTTGAGGGCGGACACTGGAATCACAGATTGGATCATTTTTGACTTTTTGCTCATCAAACCCCTTAATCGATTCCGGAATCACAAAACCACCAGACTCTTCCACGGATTGACCAGGTCCTCCTTGCCCCCAGGAACCAGCCACCCCGAGCAGGCAAAAACCTAAAAAAACAATGTGCCCAAATAGGTAGGAAATCCTCACCAACATGAGAAGCCTCACAAGTTAGAGTGTTAGGAAAGGTGTCCTTTTACCCTCATCAATCAAGGCAACAATGCACACATTCATCGATTGCTCTTTTCTTATTAGATTCCCGCGGCCAGCTCATCGTCAATCACAAATCACATCAAAAAAGGTTTCCCTGCCTCAGGAAACTTCGAAAACTCAAATATTATCAATGTCACAATTCTTTGTGCTTTCCAATTCGTTGAACTACCTCAGATTCAAAACTTCCCTTCACATTAGACCAATTATAGCTCATACCACCCGAATATATCTTCGGCATAAACGTATAAATCCCCCTCGTCGATTCATGCGCCGTCCAGAACACGACGGAAAATGTGACCAAGGTGATGAATGAAGTGCTTCTAGACTGACAGAAAGTAGGCTGTCTGATGAGGATGACTAGGTAGGTGAATTTGGACTCCCCAACGGGTCCGGGCCGATTGGATTTCGGCCTTTCAGTCAGCCCCCTGGAATCAAAGAATCAAATTATATTCCGAAATTTCGAGGCTCTCCAGCATTGGTGGGGAGGTCCTCCATACCCGTGACGAGACATTCCGTGCCATTATGATCTATGTCACGACAAAAATATGGTCGTGAAAATTAGCATGTCCTCCTCACCATGGTCGGAACAATTCACCGATGGCCTTGCACAACAAATTTCGGGAAAAACATGACGACCAATTCTCAAATCCCTTAAGGGAAGCGCCCCTCACCCCAATGTCTGAATCAGAGCACGCATCTCCGGCACAAGATCCCCGCCACCGCTGGAACGGCCTGACAAAGCCGCATCAATACCCGCGGCCAGCACAGTCTTGGCCTCCTCATGGCGCTTCAGTCCAGCTAAAGCCCTTCCTAAGGCCAAATGGGAGGCGACATGAATGGGATCTAAAGCGACAGCAACACGCAAGTGTTCCACCGCTTCTTCAAGATGCTTCCCTTCCTTCAGTAGCTTGTCTCCAAGACCATATCGTCCTAAAAACCCATCGGGTTTTTTCGCCACCATTTGGCGAAATACATCAATATCCATGCTATAACCATCCTCCCAAAATATTAGCTGTAGCCCTGAACTATACCATCCCCCTCAAAGGATCAGCCAGCTAGAAGGACACATGCAATGCACACCCTCACCTCTTTGTGAAAAGATGAGAGGTAAAGATCGGCCCCATGAATCATATCCCATGCCCACTAAGACAAATTCACGAACCGGGGAAAAATTACTACCCATTTCTGTCACCTTGATCCATCAAAGCCCTTCTCATAATTCAGGCCTTTCGATCGGTAAATTCCCAAGCAGCCGGAAAAGATGAGAAAGACAGACTCTTTTCCGTAACCTAAGGAGAGCCGGCATTCGTTTTGTGAAGGTATGGACAGTGAAGGAGGGTAATGAAAGTGGGTTAACCTTTTCAGAGTGCCTGCCAGAACCGTTCACGACATCTGCACTTCTATTCGGCTAAAATCCACAGTCAAAAAAACCGACGAGGCATGAGGAACGAACAATAGACACCGCAACGAACATGAAGATGGCAGGTGCCCATAAAAACTTGACTGATATAATTCCCCCCAGAGGCTGAGGTTTCATTACACAGGAAACGCATAAAGTTAATTTAAGGGGAGAATTTTTCTCATTTTGCCCATCCCACTTCACATATTATGAAGATTTCCCTGAAAACCCGTGGATTTCTTTAAGACTTTTCCCACCAGAGAACTCAGCTCAGGAAGATCATGCGGCTTTTTCAGCACTGCCTCGAATCCGGATTCTAACGCCTGCCTTCGAATCTCCTGATTGGGACTCCCTGTTACCAAAACAAATGGGGGGCAATAACCATTACCCACATATTCAAGATTTCTCCGTAACTGAATGCCATTCATCGCAGGCATCTGGAAATCCGTCAGGACGAGGTCATAGTGACTCATTTGAATATGGGTAAATGCCCAGGCCACATCTGAAACCTGACTACACAGATATCCTTCGAGTTCCAAGTATGATTGATAAAGATCCAAAAGTTGACGGTCATCATCAATAAGCAGAATTCTTTTTGTGTTGCCTCCCGCCCCAGCGCTGAGGAACGTTTCCGGCCGATCTCCATCAGACAACATTTCCATTGAGTAGGTTTCAAGCATAATGGCTCTCATCAGGTGAAGAAAATTTTCCCAAGCATCATATGTTTTTCCATCCATGCCCTCCCCGCCCAATTCGGTCAACACATGCAAGAGTGCATAAACGACAGGAGGATAGTGCTTGCTTTTGATACCATATTTTCTATGCCGTTCCCCTAGCTGAAGAAGGGAAGCACGTAATTCTTCAGGGTTTTCTATGTGAAAGATCAATGTGCGGAATCCGCTTAGAAACGCCGCATATTGTTGGGCTAACTGGGCCTGCGGGAAAAAGGTCTGAAACTCCGGGAATTTATCAAACAACACATGATAAAACCGGAAAACGATCTGCTCACCGTGAGAGGCTACGATCTCAAAACTTTCCTGGATTCGTGATATATCAGGAGTGGGAATTCCAGGAGAAATATTCAATTTACCCTTCTTCATAGCTGCCTTTCCGAGGATAAAAATCCCTCGAGGGTTCACAGATTTCTAATAAAAGAGTCGCAAACATTTGTCGGTCAATACCTCCGGAGCGATCGGCTTGATGAGATAGTCCATCGCTCCCTTAATAATGGCAAGCTGCATTTCCGATCGGTGTTCGGAGGGTGACATCACGATCACCGGCGGAAGGGTTGAAGACTGCGCTAATTGTTCCAGCATAAGAAGGCCTCCCATGACCGGCATGCATAAATCGAGAAGTACCCCATTGACCGTGTGATGTTGAAGGGTCTCAACCCCTTCCTTTCCATTGGCAGCAGTAAGAACCTCAAATCCCAGGGCATTCAGACGATCTCTCAGAAACAAGAGGACGTCTGCATCATCGTCGACAATGAGAATGCGCTTTTGACTTTTCATTGGGCGTTAGCCGTCATCAGTTGGAGAGGTCGTCCCATCCTTGACCGTCCATCGGATGGATGGATGAACGAATGTGAACTGCATACCAAACACAATGCCTTTACTGAGAGTCCTTGACATCAGTGATGGAGAGGTGATCGTGTATCGCTCCTTGGCCTATGACCGTGTGATGGGGAAGAACAATAATTTCACCCTTCATGATGGGATGAAGCACGCAATAATAAGGATACCGACCAGGAGGCAGTGAAGGGATCGTGAATTCCTGACCGGGTTGAACGCCACCCGTATCAAATGCGCAAGGCCCACCTTTTCGACAACCATCGTGTGTTACGCTATGCAGTGATGAGGTAGGATTTACAACATGAATAGAGGCTCCATCGGGGACAATGGCCAAAGCCGGTCTATAATAGGGAGCCCAATAGTCCATTGAGACGCTCACATCCGAAAGCTGGGTGGAGGCCGATACAGGACCACAGATTGATAGAAATAAAAGGAAAACTCCTAACACCGGCAGAGTGGGAGAGGCCGTTGCCCAGTTCAAATTTTTCATTTGTTCACCTCCCGATTCCTTACTTCTTTCAACATGTTGTTGTGCATACACTTATGGTAATTTTTAAACCCATAAAGAATCTATTTGATTTGTGACCCGTTCAAATAAAGATTTTATAAAGATTCCTGATGGCGCCATTTCCTGATTCCGGCATAGATCATTACCGTGTTGGGCAGCAAAATTTTCGCCGGAAATGAAGGAGACCGGATTGAGTCACCTGCCATCCCACGGGCAAGTAAACAGGCTTTACATTCAATGCCGATGAGCATGGCACGGACTGCCGATCCGTTTTTGGAAGGATGTGGTGCTGGAAGAAAATCAAGCCAAGGCGGCCTAAAAAATTACAGGAGAGACCACGAGGTGTGGAAAGGGTTTCAGTAACTGGGAAGGCAGCAGACAACGACTAACAAGGAACGCCTCATATGAAAATGGACAATCAGGTGGGGGGGGCATCTTCCACAAAATCGGTGGCAAATCGATAGCCGACTCCAGGATCGGTAAGAATATACTGAGGTCGTGCCGTGTTGTTTTCCAATTTTTTCCTTAAATTTCCAATAAAGACACGTAAATATTGAGCCTGTTCGCTATATCCCGCCCCCCAAATGGCCCGGAGAATGGTTCCATGCGTCAAAACTTTTCCGGAATTCTGAATAAGGAACTTCAAGAGATCATATTCCGTCGGGGTTAACTTCACCGCGTTGTTTCGAATGCGGACATTTCGAGTCTCAAAGTCAACCTGTAAATTTCCAAAGGTGAACACGGGATCAGTCCCGTAAATTGAGGATGTCCGCCGCAGGACTGAGCGAATTCTTGCCGTCAGCTCTTCCATGCTAAACGGCTTGGTGACATAATCATCTGCCCCGCCTTCGAGAGCTTCAATTTTTTTCGCTTCTTCCCCAATTGCGGAAAGGATAATGATTGGAATCTGGTAGATTTCACGGATCTGGCGTGTCAGGTCGATGCCATCCATTCCGGGGAGCAGTAAATCCACAAGGGTCAGGTCCGGAAGGCGGTGGCTCATAATTTGGAGGGCCTCTTCTCCGGTTTCAGCCGTCAGGACTTCATATCCTTTTGCCTCAAGATTAATCTGTAGGGAACGACGTATTTGCCGCTCATCATCAACAGCTAATATTCGAGATCCAAGCGCCATGGGTAAACCGTTTACTCCTCTTCCCGGTCAAAATTTATCATAGGGGGTGCATCAGGGGTCGGCAACGTAAAGCTAATCGTCACGATTCGATTCTGTGATTCGGCCCAAATTCGACCACCATGGGCTTCGACCATACCTTTGCAGATCGCCAACCCGAGACCGGTACCACGAATGAGTCGTGTCCGCGGACCCTTTAACCGGTAGAATCGATTGAAAATACTTAGCAATTCTTCCTGAGGGATTCCTTCTCCCTCGCTGGAGACGCTTACCTCCACCTGATTGGGCGTCGTGCGGCCAACAATGCTGACCAAGGACCCTGGGGGAGAATATTTTATGGCATTATCTAACAGGTTGATCAGGACTTGCTGAATTTCCATCCCATCCACAAAAATAGGTGAAATTTTCTCCCCAAGGCTCACCTGCAGAGATCGGTTTTTCAAAGACATTTCCAACCGTCTGATTGCGCCTTCGACCAAATCTTCCAATAAATGCCATTCACGATGAGGAGCCAGCGTTCCCGCTTCAACCTTTGACATATCCAGAAGATTATCAACCAATCCATTTAAAAAATCGATTTCCTGATTGATACCCTGGAGAAATTCCTGCTGCACCTTGGATGCATCCTGTCTGGAAAGCTCAATCAACCCGGCTATAGAGGCCTTGATGGCCGTAAGTGGAGTCCGTAATTCGTGTGACACCAAAGACAGAAGAGCGGTTTTAAGGGCATCGCTTTGACGAAAGGCCTCAACTTTTGCGGCTTCACTTTTTCGCAAATTTTCCTCTACCTGTTGTCGTTCAAACCCATTCACGAATATTTCTCCGGCCATTTGGAGGAGCCTGATGTCTTCTTCGGACCAAGTCTTTTCATGCCGGACTGAATCAAACCCAAGAAATCCGAACAACTTTCCCCGCATAGCCATGGGGACAATCACCAGCGATTGGATTTGCTGCCTCTGAAATTCCTGCTTTTCGGTATTCGCCTCGCGTGGAAGATTGGCCACACTTGAGATTTGAAAAAAGGGGCCGGAGAGCAGACGTTCTGCAAACCAGGGTATATCCTGCATTCGAAGGCCCTGAAGTCTTGGTAGTTGAGGCTCAATACCCGTCTGACACCATTCATGGGTATTGTTCATGGTCGTCCCGTCATCCTCAAATATAAATACATAACTTCGATCCACTCCTCCAAACGTTCCGATGGCTTCCAGCGCCCGATTAATCTCCGCATCCAAATCCTTTGCTTCAAGACTGATGAATTGGGTTGAAAGATTCGTCATGAGATTTTCAATTTCGATTCGATAGCGTAGAGCCGTTTCTATCCTGGAACGTTCGTGGATTTCATGTTCAAGTTCCTGATTGGCCAGTTTGACCTGTCTCGTTATAAGAATTCCGAAAATGATCACTATGGTACCGATCAAAGATTCCCAAACGATCATGTTCGAGATTTTTTCCTGGGAATTTCTGCTGTATAACTTGACCGCCTTGTTGGCGACTTCAATCAACCTGGCATTTAAAGCCAGAAGCCCGTCTAACTCCAAAGAATTTTCGGGATGATCGGATGATCTTTTCAAAAAGGTATCGACCCGCTGCATAAATTCGGCCATGAGTGTTTGTTGCTCACCTAATGCCTGCCGTATTTCCTGGGATGGAGGGGGAGGAAGGACCGCCGTATCGCCACTTTCCTGATTAATCACAGCCTCTCCACCGACGAGTAAGGCATCCAGATTTTGTTTCAGCATCTTTTGGGTGATCTTGTAATCAGCAGGAATCCCTTGGGAAATCAATAAAATTTCATTCATGAGTCGTTGAGACAACATCCGCTGTTGTCCCGCCAGATCTACCATCACACTGTCGAGCTTTTGATTCTGAATTGTGGTGATCGTATAGAGCAGGATGCCGAACAAGGCTAAGATAAACACGGTGGAGAGAATCAATAACGCTCGCCCGATTGATCCTGTTCCAAGCCATGCACGTTTGGGTGGCTTCACGACTTTCCATCCTTTGATGTCGCCCCTGGTCACTCAATCCATACAATAAAGAAATTATCTGAATTTCTCATCATACCCTAAACTCTTCGATAGTTTTTCAAACACATGGGTTGCGGGTATGTGAGTTGCCAGTGACCTAAGGAGGCCTGCCAAAGAGTTTTCACTCCGATTCGATGTTTTTGATCACTGGATTTATACTGTGCCACGTTAACGAATCATTCGCCTCCCTACCCTCTTCATTTTTCATCTCGGGTCTGTTGAAAAAAGCCGCCAGCGACGTTCTCGCCATTTTTCCGTGCTCACGTACTACACGTACGCTCCGCGCGGAAAAACGACTGCGGCCTTGCTGGACGGACTTTTTTGAACCGACCCGGAGCCTTTGATGAGTAATCTAATCCTGGGCAAATTTGTCT
The Nitrospiraceae bacterium DNA segment above includes these coding regions:
- a CDS encoding response regulator transcription factor; protein product: MALGSRILAVDDERQIRRSLQINLEAKGYEVLTAETGEEALQIMSHRLPDLTLVDLLLPGMDGIDLTRQIREIYQIPIIILSAIGEEAKKIEALEGGADDYVTKPFSMEELTARIRSVLRRTSSIYGTDPVFTFGNLQVDFETRNVRIRNNAVKLTPTEYDLLKFLIQNSGKVLTHGTILRAIWGAGYSEQAQYLRVFIGNLRKKLENNTARPQYILTDPGVGYRFATDFVEDAPPT
- a CDS encoding response regulator gives rise to the protein MKKGKLNISPGIPTPDISRIQESFEIVASHGEQIVFRFYHVLFDKFPEFQTFFPQAQLAQQYAAFLSGFRTLIFHIENPEELRASLLQLGERHRKYGIKSKHYPPVVYALLHVLTELGGEGMDGKTYDAWENFLHLMRAIMLETYSMEMLSDGDRPETFLSAGAGGNTKRILLIDDDRQLLDLYQSYLELEGYLCSQVSDVAWAFTHIQMSHYDLVLTDFQMPAMNGIQLRRNLEYVGNGYCPPFVLVTGSPNQEIRRQALESGFEAVLKKPHDLPELSSLVGKVLKKSTGFQGNLHNM
- a CDS encoding response regulator, with the translated sequence MKSQKRILIVDDDADVLLFLRDRLNALGFEVLTAANGKEGVETLQHHTVNGVLLDLCMPVMGGLLMLEQLAQSSTLPPVIVMSPSEHRSEMQLAIIKGAMDYLIKPIAPEVLTDKCLRLFY
- a CDS encoding type IV pili methyl-accepting chemotaxis transducer N-terminal domain-containing protein, which produces MKPPKRAWLGTGSIGRALLILSTVFILALFGILLYTITTIQNQKLDSVMVDLAGQQRMLSQRLMNEILLISQGIPADYKITQKMLKQNLDALLVGGEAVINQESGDTAVLPPPPSQEIRQALGEQQTLMAEFMQRVDTFLKRSSDHPENSLELDGLLALNARLIEVANKAVKLYSRNSQEKISNMIVWESLIGTIVIIFGILITRQVKLANQELEHEIHERSRIETALRYRIEIENLMTNLSTQFISLEAKDLDAEINRALEAIGTFGGVDRSYVFIFEDDGTTMNNTHEWCQTGIEPQLPRLQGLRMQDIPWFAERLLSGPFFQISSVANLPREANTEKQEFQRQQIQSLVIVPMAMRGKLFGFLGFDSVRHEKTWSEEDIRLLQMAGEIFVNGFERQQVEENLRKSEAAKVEAFRQSDALKTALLSLVSHELRTPLTAIKASIAGLIELSRQDASKVQQEFLQGINQEIDFLNGLVDNLLDMSKVEAGTLAPHREWHLLEDLVEGAIRRLEMSLKNRSLQVSLGEKISPIFVDGMEIQQVLINLLDNAIKYSPPGSLVSIVGRTTPNQVEVSVSSEGEGIPQEELLSIFNRFYRLKGPRTRLIRGTGLGLAICKGMVEAHGGRIWAESQNRIVTISFTLPTPDAPPMINFDREEE